The Methanothermobacter sp. DNA window CTGTGTAGCCTCTTTGAGGTTGAGGACCTAAGAAGATGTTGCCCAGTATCATCCCTGGTATTATGAAGTATTTTGTGCCATTCTTTTCTATTGTCATAATATTTCCTGGTGGAGGTCCCCATCCTGAAAGTCCAGGAATCCTTAATGTTATGAAGGAATTCTTGATAGCTTGTAGTTCGCCTAATTTGTCATTGCCCTGTAATATGTCCTTCAGAACCTCGTATGCTTTTTCTAAGAGTATTGTCGCATTCGATAATTGTTCCTTGGTTAGTGTTGATTTCATTTGATCAATGGTTGAAACCATTTTCTTGTACCAATTGTCAATTATAGTATTTGCAGTGTCTATGAATTCTGCTGTTCTGCTTTTTGTGAGTATTTCCTTTGCTATGCATTCTATGTAACCAAATGGTCCTTCTTCCATTTCCTTTCTGGTGATTTCTGGCAATTTTTGGTACCAGGCCATGAATTTGTCAACAGGATATAATGTTGCGTTTTCTGCGAGTTTTTCTAATTCTCCTGGGGCCCATGCTGCAATGTTTACACCTTTTGTTATGAGCATTTCAACAAGTTCATCAAGGCTTGTTGGTATCCCTGTTATGTTGTATCCATTTTCTTTTAGTAGGTTAAGGATTGTGAGTATGGATTCTGGCCCGTTGAGTGAATCTGCACTTGCAATATTCTGTTTTCCTGGCGGATAATTATAGTAGATTAATGCAACCTTCTTTTGGGAATTTGGAAGGTATCTGAGTTTTATCCAATTCTTCACAGTCTCTGCGAGTCTAGCTCCTCTTTCTTCTATGGGTTTGGTTAAGGATAAAGCGAGACCGGTATCTGGACATGTTATAGTTTCTGTTGTGGCCACTATTATCGGCGCTATTTGGCCTTGGGTTTCTTTGAGGGCTATGGTATTGGCCGTGGACCAGTCGCCACCTTCTGATATATTCCATGTGTTTTCGTTTTTGGAGGATGTTATAGGTTGGAATACCAATATGTTATATGTTTCAAGGAGTTTATCGATGGCTAGTCTGGAAGTTTCTCCTCCGACAAGCCATGTGAAATTTATTATCACGTCAACGCGACTTTTATTTGTTTTATTGTCAATGAAATATTCGTTCACGCCTTGGAGCGTGTTCACGCCACTTACAGGGTTTCCTTGGGCAAATAGTACCATGACATTGAATCCGCGATTTTCCAGCTCTTCTATGAGTTTATCGAATAATTTTAAGTCTCCTTTTTCCCATGTGGTTGACATCCATGCTACTATACCAACTCCTGGCACTTCAGGTTTAAAATATAGGTTGCTGTATTCTGTGAAGTTTGTGTAAAGCTTGCCATCTCTATAAAGTGCGTATTGTGATACTGGTACTGGTTTATTGTATGTGAACCCTTTTTCTGGGTATACTGTTGCCAGTATGTAACGGAACATCTGTTCGCGATTTTCGATGGATGCTGTTTCTGTACACCAATATTTACGCACTTCAAGTAGTGAATATAAACTGGGATATGTTCGTTGAAGGCCTGCGATAAGTTGTAGTGGAGTGCTCGAATAACTTATTGCTGTGTAAATTTGTTGTATTTGTTGATCTGTAAGTGCTGTTCCGTTCCTATCCACGAATCTTGTGCCATTTATGTTCGTGAGGCGCACAATCGGGAAGCAATAGTATGGAGCAGGTTCTGCTATCACCGTTTTCCCTTGGAGCTTGCCTGTGGCATTCAAATTTAAGATTGTATCTGATAATGCCCCTTGTTGAAGATTATTAAGGTAGATTATATGACTCCATTCTATGAGCTTTGGTATTTCACTAAGGTTCTGGTTCGCTTGTGAAACGCTCCTGATCTGGAATTTCACATTGGGATAATCCTTGGATACTCTTTCTGCAGGTATTTGGTATTGTCCAGCGCTAGTATCCCAAGATATCACTAAAAAATGTACTTCAGTCGAATTAGTGTCATTTGTTGCGTTATCAGCTGCAGATACTGTCCCAGTCAAAACTAATAAAACTATAGATGCCAAGACTAGAATCACTTGTCTGTCCACTTTCCTTCACCTCCTTTCTAACTCTCGTTAAAATTGAAAACATAATTATCATATAAAATTATTTATTACAAAACATCCAAGAATCCAAATATAAGTAATAACATATGGGAATATAATACTCCCATATGGAAAACTAAAAAAATCCTTAAAAATGAAATCGACATATTACCGATACCATTCCTAGAAATGGGAAACTGAGTCGCATTGAACTTCCTAAATGAACTCTACAAAAATAGGAGAAAGTCACAGTTTTCAACTGATTGTTGAAAAAATCCACATCAAAGAAGTCTTAAAAGACACCACCTGCTTTAGAATCTTCTCTTGAACCTGTGAACCAAAAAAAAGAAAACGGCCAGAAAAACCACTATGAGAATTATTTGAAGTTGATCTATCATCCCCCCTGATAATGGCTTTCAGTACTGTGCCATCTAAGATCTGCCTTTAAGCCCCTTTGAAATTCATGTGATCATGGAAAATCTGAAAAACCCCGGCTTTTTATTTGATCCCATAAAAAGTCGCTTAATAATAATCTATTTTGAGCCGATAGTTTCTTTTATCCCCCTGGAAAATGAAAAAACGAGCTACAATTAAATTTGTAATATTTGAAGCAAAATAATAAGCCCGCTAAAAGAAGTGAAAAGTAAACCCCATGCAGATTTTTATCATGTGAAATTTTGCATCCCCCTACTTATGAAATTTTTTCAGCAGTTTTTTCAGATAATAACTACTGTATATAACTCCCGCAGGATTGTGAGAAAGTATTCTATCTTTAACAATTAATGTTGTTGTTGCAGCATCTGAATATTTCTGGAAAAGAATATCATGTCCAATGCATAAACCCACAATAATGTTTAATTCTGTCCCGGCCTCGTTTAAAATTTTTGCTTGTCCTATTGGATTGCACATAGCCTCCCTTGTATCCTTTCTGATCTTCTTTAATCTAAATACGCTCTTATCTATTCCGCAAACCTTGCAACAAACTGAATGAACAATAAAGTATTGAGATAAGATTTCATCCAATACCTTTGCTTCTCTTTCCAGGCCAATACAGAAAGCAATACCTAAATTTTTATAATCCATGAGCTTACAGAATTCTATAATCTCTTCTAACCTTGTCTTTTCCATGTAATAGGTAGATTCTAAATGAGAAGATATTCTACTTATTTTTAAGTTTTCCCCTTTATATTCTTTCATTACTTCTTTTTCTATATTCTTTTCACAATTTTTTCCTGTGCGGCAAAGCTTTTCATCACAAAGAGAACATTTCATGACTAACACCCAGACAATTTAAGCTATATGAACCAATTTTAATTAAAATGTTAAAAATAAGCGCAATTTTTTATGCAACATAA harbors:
- a CDS encoding DUF1847 domain-containing protein — its product is MKCSLCDEKLCRTGKNCEKNIEKEVMKEYKGENLKISRISSHLESTYYMEKTRLEEIIEFCKLMDYKNLGIAFCIGLEREAKVLDEILSQYFIVHSVCCKVCGIDKSVFRLKKIRKDTREAMCNPIGQAKILNEAGTELNIIVGLCIGHDILFQKYSDAATTTLIVKDRILSHNPAGVIYSSYYLKKLLKKFHK